A genomic region of Plasmodium malariae genome assembly, chromosome: 14 contains the following coding sequences:
- the DOHH gene encoding deoxyhypusine hydroxylase, putative, giving the protein MSGNNNRKISRVIKYENSSNKDFIRKYLVETRNEFIEKQMRALYECREIYKDDIDEIINILSYALENNDSALLRHEIAYVIGQISNEKCNDILIKLLNDKEENLMVRHEAAEGLAAIGSNSNIEIIRKFLEDEKIEVRETCELALSSLLEKNKYTVCSCANKDNRKEVLKNKKRNGEFVSKKYNTIDPVVFTLNNNKSVDELIEDLNNENIPLKLRYEALFKLRDLESDVSLNALGEVLIKDKASAIFRHEVAFVLGQVLSLNSLKYLMSSLTNIKEHEMVRHEVALALGSLGSLNINSQEYKNIQSVIISTLKTYSKDKCRVVSESCLVGLDYIAENLNIAFEIN; this is encoded by the coding sequence ATGTCAGGTAacaataatagaaaaataagcCGCGTAatcaaatatgaaaatagcAGTAATAAAGATTTCATTAGGAAGTATTTAGTAGAAACAAGAAACGAATTTATAGAAAAACAAATGAGAGCATTATATGAATGCCgggaaatatataaagatgatatagatgaaataataaatattctttcGTATGCAttagaaaataatgataGTGCACTTTTAAGACATGAAATTGCATATGTTATAGGACAAATAAGTAATGAGAAGTGTaatgatattttaattaaattattaaatgataaagaagaaaatttaatGGTTAGGCATGAAGCTGCTGAAGGGTTAGCTGCAATAGGTAGTAATTCAAATATTgaaattataagaaaatttttagaagatgaaaaaatagaagttCGAGAAACATGTGAATTAGCCCTAAGTTcgttattagaaaaaaataaatatacagtaTGTTCATGCGCTAATAAAGATAATAGGAAggaagttttaaaaaataaaaaacgaaaTGGTGAATttgtttcaaaaaaatataatactataGATCCAGTTGTATTTAcattgaataataataaaagtgtTGATGAATTAATTGAAGACTTAAATAATGAGAATATTCCTTTAAAATTAAGATATGAAGCTTTATTTAAGTTAAGAGATTTAGAATCTGATGTATCTTTAAATGCATTAGGTGaagttttaataaaagataaagcATCAGCAATTTTTAGACATGAAGTTGCATTTGTGTTAGGTCAAGTATTGAGTTTAAACtctttgaaatatttaatgtcATCCTTGACAAATATCAAGGAACATGAAATGGTTAGACATGAAGTTGCGTTAGCTTTGGGATCTCTTGGCagcttaaatataaattcgcaagaatataaaaatattcagaGTGTTATTATAAGTACTTTAAAAACTTATTCAAAAGATAAATGCAGGGTTGTATCTGAAAGTTGTCTAGTTGGACTGGACTATATAGCAGAAAACTTAAACATTGcatttgaaataaattaa
- the PmUG01_14019300 gene encoding DEAD/DEAH box ATP-dependent RNA helicase, putative encodes MNGQNKLDAVYTTFENCEHNNTPIEFSEKRILTNKEKRKLEYEERIRKKKEKHLKKVKKVITKSNITSLNGIKSNLIIDSTPFPHETGEQTNTILKKKDEPELDSTNNVNISNKKDLRDNLNESDKNHNREKYFREQPMEKEKNKYKKLCSMKNVSRKKLMKKLKFQLKESKEQEKEILFKKLQQYKLKLNHRNYMIPFNKTKNIDKNNKDLERLFQAYEEMKIDLPNNLKMIKRKLDKKKKKFLESKQKKELENNIQEEEEEEEEKDERETKIKMGEKLNNYVQNENDVIYHSGQQDGNKKTVISDAEVVTVSNCSEGKTFLNLEDTFSDEISSDDGLIQQKDMQGDKNEEIEKRKENCKENYKDGIEIYENKRKVIYECVSVNRKENIEKMRLSLPVLGYEQEIIEAILNYDVVFINGDTGCGKSTQIPQFVYEHGFCSNNYLIGITEPRKIAVKSISNRLNEELNTDDISGYQIRFEKSNFLKNSKIKVMTEGILLKEIINDFILSKYSVIILDEAHERSINMDLILGLLSIICKIRKKNYFTHESDIIPIKVIIMSATINDSSFFENKIFENYTSINIPTEKVPVVDHFLSYTPKNYIEEAKKKIIQVHKKLPPGSILVFLTSQEEIYRLYNILSNLKISKESTENSNFYEFNAEKNYGLNDDTHLFDLSEEENNMNDKSSFFIRDTDENKEKKIIFLDSDDDESVCSTINALDITDQSVNYEQNSSEKKLENIITKQLSTWEDYPIEQEEQKYKACNKNKNQQSELYNEIEVHNLGTLKNGTIANCCGKSDIQKRNIVEDGDNDYREDRNCENDYKKGEEKDESRDEDQEEDEDRYEEQEEDDDSCEEKEEEDVSNEEQEEDDDGCKEHEKDHDKIIENEEKENSGTKQNEVKNRKLKKQPKKKKKKKDENIKKDSSIWKGSDGSGKLKIFKLYANLPMNEQMLLFNNPKDNERICILSTNIAETSITLPNIRYIVDCGKEKRKIYSTLNDYSYYIIDNISKSSSLQRKGRAGRILHLLKKNKKNKKKIEMEKGHVYKLYSSNYYNYFFKNHNDCPILNYPLDSLILYLLSFKIKNVENFPFINKPDKCKFEEAKKRLIYLNCIYFLYEDIKFLFKNVDDKVASRKSIENHIKIFNPEHKSGITLTGSFILSLPISTRYAKILTDVCLKSLAINQTSSIPLACLLVSCLYMESIFSYDYKLSVRFGKKEKKKKGNNSSNDIGNIGNVGSNDNYDNGRNKSNNINNNLMNIFFKKNNDEVNQDELSSCSSESSYCENTFSPENYDNNMNSNVLEDFKLKFDNDIDFYLNLCTSFYFADDKNNFCYIMHLDKKKMDELLKLSNYLIKIINVKLNTSINFDILEKAPSELSRRIIHYSVVQGFIDHFAIRSDLIRNDYTRNSNLSFNNKKAYFTQNMKSPVYINSTSVLYKNRPYPKYILYNYIMKNKKSYVMYDCLNINDSDLGKITNVCIYINGYEKIPPAKYDIQNDKIIVCVKPFYLPCSQYLPITTKELSENDFLFYNYLAFFILDGSMFPKMSNFKIFYSHSFNDIINCNHQNFKHFINALRSNKINNRAALISKWKTQNNFLKKEFLSLIERKFNKCNQRLINDFWPPLDSTKIGIGV; translated from the exons atgaatggacaaaataaattagatgCTGTTTATACAACTTTTGAAAACTGTGAACATAATAACACGCCAATCGAATTTTctgaaaaaagaattttaacgaacaaagaaaagagaaaacTAGAGTACGAGGAAAgaattaggaaaaaaaaagaaaaacatttaaaaaaagtaaaaaaggtAATTACAAAAAGCAATATAACGTCTTTAAATGGTATAAAAAGCAATTTAATTATTGATAGTACTCCTTTTCCGCATGAAACAGGCGAACAAACAAATACTATactaaagaaaaaagatgaaCCAGAATTAGATAGTacaaataatgtaaatataagtaataaaaaagatttaaGGGACAATTTAAACGAGTCTGACAAGAACCAtaatagagaaaaatattttcgtGAACAACCAAtggagaaggaaaaaaacaaatataaaaaattatgctcTATGAAAAATGTATCCAGAAAGAAattgatgaaaaaattaaaatttcaattaaaagaaagtaaggaacaagaaaaagaaattttatttaaaaaactcCAACAgtacaaattaaaattaaatcatCGAAATTATATGATTCCTTTTAacaaaacgaaaaatattgataaaaataataaagatttAGAAAGATTATTTCAGGCCTATGAGGAAATGAAAATAGATCTAcccaataatttaaaaatgataaaaagaaaattagacaagaaaaagaaaaagttttTAGAAAGtaaacagaaaaaagaattagaAAACAATATtcaagaagaagaagaagaagaagaagaaaaagatgaaagggaaacgaaaataaaaatgggggaaaaattaaataattatgttcaaaatgaaaatgatgtAATTTATCATAGTGGTCAACAAGATGGTAATAAGAAGACAGTTATAAGTGACGCTGAAGTAGTTACTGTAAGTAATTGTAGTGAAGGTAAAACTTTTCTTAATTTGGAAGATACATTTAGTGATGAAATCTCATCAGACGATGGATTAATCCAACAAAAAGATATGCAAGGTgacaaaaatgaagaaattgaaaaaagaaaagaaaactGCAAGGAAAATTACAAGGACGGaattgaaatatatgaaaataaaagaaaagttaTTTACGAATGTGTAAGTGtaaatagaaaagaaaatatagaaaagatGAGATTATCTTTGCCAGTTTTAGGATATGAACAGGAAATTATTGAAgcaattttaaattatgatgttgtttttataaatggaGATACTGGTTGTGGAAAATCTACACAAATTCCGCAATTCGTGTATGAACATGGTTTTTGCTCAAATAATTATCTTATTGGTATTACAGAACCAAGAAAAATAGCTGTTAAGAGTATTTCAAATAGATTGAATGAGGAGTTAAACACTGATGATATTTCTGGGTATCAAATAAGATTTGAAAAatcaaattttttgaaaaatagtaaaatcaAAGTTATGACTGAAGGTATTTTactaaaagaaattataaacgattttattttatcaaaatatagTGTTATCATTTTAGATGAAGCACATGAACGAAGTATAAACATGGATTTAATTTTAGGTCTCCTATCtataatttgtaaaattagaaaaaaaaattattttacgcATGAATCTGATATTATACCAATTAAAGTAATAATTATGTCTGCAACTATCAATGACAGTAgcttttttgaaaataaaatttttgaaaattacaCTTCAATTAATATCCCAACGGAAAAAGTTCCTGTTGTCGATCACTTTCTTTCGTATActccaaaaaattatattgaagaagctaaaaaaaaaattatacaagtTCATAAAAAGTTACCACCTGGTAGTATACTAGTTTTCTTAACGAGTCAGGAAGAAATATATCGCTTATATAACATACttagtaatttaaaaatatcgaAAGAAAGTACAGAAAATAgcaatttttatgaatttaatgcagaaaaaaattatggttTAAATGATGATACACACTTGTTTGATTTAAGTGAAGaggaaaataatatgaatgaCAAAtctagtttttttattagagATACAGAtgaaaacaaagaaaaaaaaattatatttttggaCTCCGATGATGATGAAAGTGTGTGTAGCACCATTAACGCCTTAGATATAACTGATCAATCGGTAAATTATGAGCAAAAcagttcagaaaaaaaattagagaatataattacaaaacAATTATCAACATGGGAAGATTATCCAATTGAACaagaagaacaaaaatataaagcatgtaataaaaataaaaaccaACAGTCAGAACTTTATAATGAAATAGAAGTACATAATTTGGGAACATTGAAAAATGGGACTATAGCTAATTGTTGTGGGAAAAGTGATATTCAGAAAAGGAACATTGTCGAAGATGGAGATAATGATTATCGTGAGGATCGAAATTGTGAAaatgattataaaaaaggggAAGAGAAAGACGAAAGTAGGGATGAAGATCAAGAGGAAGACGAAGATAGATATGAGGAGCAAGAGGAGGACGACGATAGTTGTGAAgagaaagaagaagaagacgTTAGCAATGAGGAGCAAGAAGAAGATGATGATGGCTGTAAAGAGCATGAGAAAGACCACGATAAAATTATTGAGAatgaagaaaaggaaaatagtGGTACAAAGCAGAATGAGGTAAAAAATCGAAAACTTAAAAAacaaccaaaaaaaaaaaaaaaaaaaaaagatgaaaacataaaaaaggatTCAAGCATTTGGAAGGGAAGCGATGGATCaggtaaattaaaaattttcaagtTATATGCCAATTTACCTATGAATGAACAAAtgcttttatttaataaccCTAAAGATAATGAGCGAATTTGCATTTTAAGTACAAATATAGCGGAAACGTCCATTACTTTGCCTAACATTCGCTATATCGTGGATTGCGGAAAAGAAAAGAGGAAAATATACTCGACTCTAAATGATTACTCTTACTATATTATTGACAATATTAGTAAAAGTTCTTCACTTCAGAGAAAAGGAAGAGCCGGTAGAAtcttacatttattaaaaaaaaataaaaagaataaaaagaaaatagaaatggaaaaggggcatgtatataaattatattcttctaattattacaattattttttcaaaaatcaTAATGACTGTCCAATATTAAATTATCCCCTTgattctttaattttatacttattaagttttaaaataaaaaatgtggaaaattttccatttattaataaaccAGATAAGTGTAAATTTGAAGAggcaaaaaaaagattaatttatcttaattgtatttattttttatacgaAGATAtcaaatttctttttaaaaatgtagatGATAAAGTTGCTTCAAGAAAAAGTATTGaaaatcatataaaaatatttaatccAGAGCATAAAAGTGGAATTACGCTTACAGGTAGTTTTATCCTGTCTCTGCCAATAAGTACGAGATACGCTAAAATTTTAACGGATGTTTGCTTAAAATCTTTAGCTATAAATCAGACAAGTTCAATTCCTTTAGCTTGTCTCTTAGTATCTTGCTTATATATGGAATCGATTTTTTCATATGATTACAAGCTAAGTGTAAGATTcgggaaaaaagaaaaaaaaaagaagggcAATAATAGCAGTAATGACATTGGAAACATTGGCAACGTTGGTAGTAAtgataattatgataatggCAGGaacaaaagtaataatattaataataatttaatgaatatattttttaaaaaaaataacgaCGAAGTTAACCAGGATGAACTGTCTAGCTGCAGCAGTGAAAGTTCCTACTGTGAAAACACATTTTCACCAGAAAATTACGACAACAACATGAATAGCAATGTTCTGGAagattttaaattaaaatttgatAATGATATTGACTTTTATTTAAACCTATGcacttctttttattttgcagATGACAAGAATAATTTCTGTTACATTATGCAtttggataaaaaaaaaatggatgaGTTACTTAAACTGtctaattatttaattaaaataattaacgtTAAACTTAATACGAGTATTAATTTcgatattttagaaaaagcCCCATCCGAATTATCAAGAAGAATAATACATTATTCAGTTGTTCAAGGATTTATAGATCATTTTGCAATTCGTTCTGATTTAATACGTAACGATTATACAAGAAATTCAAATTTAAgctttaataataaaaaggcCTACTTTACCCAAAATATGAAATCTcctgtatatattaattccaCCTCGGTCTTGTATAAAAACAG GCCCTAcccaaaatatattttatataattatataatgaagaatAAAAAGTCATATGTTATGTATGATTgtctaaatataaatgattcagatttaggaaaaataacaaatgtCTGTATTTACATCAACggatatgaaaaaataccACCA